A genomic window from Cutibacterium acnes includes:
- a CDS encoding NUDIX domain-containing protein, which yields MSQERWDKDEYWQVVDHQVKATGQVCDFIDDAVITPSGERINRQYVSHPGAVGIIALDDQDRVAVVRQYRHPVRMVLVEPPAGLLDVEGEDFLAAAQRELAEEAMLSADDWRVLVDIVTTPGGCQESLRIYLARGLHEVPRPEGFLLEGEEVSMKAGWEPLDDLVEAIYAGQCQSPTLVTGVMALELARRTDRVNELRPAHAPWPIRERPGGIDGVRAE from the coding sequence GTGAGTCAGGAGCGCTGGGATAAGGACGAGTATTGGCAGGTCGTTGACCACCAGGTAAAGGCCACGGGACAGGTGTGCGATTTCATTGATGACGCGGTCATTACCCCGTCGGGGGAGCGGATCAACCGTCAATACGTGAGCCACCCCGGCGCAGTCGGCATCATCGCCCTTGACGATCAGGATCGCGTCGCGGTCGTCAGACAGTATCGTCACCCGGTGCGCATGGTGTTGGTCGAGCCGCCGGCTGGCCTGCTCGATGTCGAGGGAGAAGACTTTCTAGCGGCTGCCCAGCGTGAATTGGCTGAGGAGGCCATGTTGTCGGCCGACGATTGGCGGGTTCTCGTCGACATCGTCACCACTCCGGGCGGGTGCCAGGAGTCTTTGCGTATTTACCTGGCCCGGGGTCTTCATGAGGTACCGCGTCCCGAGGGATTCCTGCTAGAAGGCGAGGAAGTGTCGATGAAGGCTGGTTGGGAGCCGTTGGACGACCTTGTCGAGGCAATTTACGCCGGGCAATGCCAGTCTCCCACCCTCGTGACGGGCGTGATGGCTTTGGAACTGGCTCGTCGCACTGATCGAGTTAACGAGCTGCGTCCCGCTCATGCGCCGTGGCCGATTCGGGAGCGTCCTGGTGGTATTGACGGAGTTCGCGCAGAGTGA
- a CDS encoding CTP synthase: MGTDNHCSKHVFVTGGVVSSLGKGLTASSLGSLLKARGLKVTMQKLDPYLNVDPGTMNPFQHGEVFVTEDGAETDLDIGHYERFLNENLSGQANVTTGKVYSAVIAKERRGDYLGDTVQVIPHITNEIKERMLAMEEGHPDVVIHEIGGTVGDIESLPFLEAARQVRHEIGRENVFFLHVSLVPYIKPSGEMKTKPTQHSVAALREVGIQPDAIVCRSERPIGKGIKSKIALMCDVEGPAVVSCPDAPSIYLIPKVLHREGLDAYVVQKLSLFFRDVDWTTWDDLLDRVRKPRSEVTVALVGKYIDLPDAYLSVTEALRAGGFANKAKVNVVWVASDSCATAEGAAQQLRDADAICVPGGFGIRGVEGKVGAIRYAREHKVPFLGLCLGMQCAVIEVARDLAGIKDAASSEFDSQTPDPVIATMAEQVEAVAGKADLGGTMRLGAYPAKLAKDSLVAELYGTTTVTERHRHRYEVNNAYRDRLEQAGLRISGTSPDGGLAEFVELDRQTHPYFVATQAHPELKSRPTHAHPLFRGLVAAAVGHAKAASKGAAKESSTKVADK; encoded by the coding sequence GTGGGCACCGACAATCACTGCAGCAAGCACGTTTTCGTCACTGGAGGGGTCGTTTCCTCCCTGGGAAAGGGGCTCACGGCCTCCTCCCTCGGGTCGCTTCTGAAGGCGCGTGGCCTTAAGGTCACAATGCAGAAGCTGGACCCTTACCTCAACGTCGATCCGGGAACGATGAACCCGTTCCAGCATGGCGAGGTGTTCGTCACCGAGGACGGCGCGGAGACTGACCTCGACATCGGCCACTACGAGCGTTTCCTTAACGAGAACTTGTCAGGGCAGGCCAATGTGACCACTGGCAAGGTGTACTCCGCGGTCATCGCCAAGGAGCGTCGGGGCGACTACCTGGGAGACACTGTCCAGGTGATCCCCCATATCACTAACGAGATCAAGGAACGTATGTTGGCGATGGAGGAGGGCCATCCCGATGTTGTCATCCACGAGATCGGTGGCACCGTCGGCGACATCGAGTCGCTTCCTTTCCTCGAGGCCGCCCGCCAGGTGCGTCACGAGATCGGCCGGGAGAATGTTTTCTTCCTGCACGTCTCGCTTGTTCCTTACATCAAGCCGTCCGGCGAGATGAAGACCAAGCCCACCCAGCATTCGGTGGCCGCGTTACGTGAGGTCGGCATCCAGCCCGACGCCATCGTGTGTCGATCCGAGCGTCCAATTGGCAAGGGCATCAAGTCGAAGATCGCTCTCATGTGCGACGTCGAGGGCCCGGCCGTCGTCTCCTGTCCGGACGCTCCGTCGATCTACCTCATTCCGAAGGTTCTGCACCGTGAAGGTCTCGACGCCTACGTCGTGCAGAAGTTGAGCCTGTTTTTCCGCGACGTCGACTGGACAACCTGGGACGACCTGCTGGATCGCGTCCGTAAGCCGCGCAGCGAGGTGACCGTGGCCTTGGTCGGCAAGTACATCGACTTGCCGGACGCTTACCTGTCGGTGACCGAGGCGCTGCGAGCCGGCGGATTCGCCAACAAGGCGAAGGTCAACGTGGTGTGGGTGGCCTCCGATTCCTGCGCCACTGCCGAAGGTGCTGCCCAGCAGTTACGTGATGCTGATGCCATCTGCGTTCCGGGCGGGTTCGGGATCCGCGGTGTTGAGGGCAAAGTCGGTGCCATCCGCTACGCCCGCGAACACAAGGTTCCCTTCCTGGGGCTGTGCCTTGGCATGCAGTGCGCCGTCATTGAGGTTGCCCGCGATCTGGCTGGCATCAAGGATGCCGCATCCAGTGAGTTCGACTCACAAACCCCCGATCCGGTCATCGCGACGATGGCAGAGCAGGTCGAGGCAGTGGCCGGCAAGGCCGATCTCGGTGGAACGATGCGTCTGGGGGCCTACCCGGCCAAGCTTGCCAAGGACTCCCTGGTCGCCGAATTGTATGGCACGACGACAGTTACCGAACGCCACCGTCACCGTTACGAGGTCAACAACGCCTACCGTGACCGTCTGGAGCAGGCTGGGCTGCGTATTAGTGGTACTTCCCCCGATGGCGGCCTTGCTGAGTTTGTCGAGTTGGACCGTCAGACCCATCCGTACTTCGTGGCCACCCAGGCTCATCCTGAGCTCAAGTCCCGTCCGACTCACGCCCACCCGCTGTTCCGCGGACTCGTCGCAGCGGCCGTCGGGCATGCCAAAGCAGCATCGAAGGGAGCGGCCAAGGAGTCCTCCACCAAGGTGGCCGACAAGTGA
- the recN gene encoding DNA repair protein RecN — protein MIRSVRIRGLGVIDETVLEPSSALTAVTGETGAGKTMVVTGIGLLLGDKADTGLVRHGCDRAVVEAVLDTPDAGRVSELGGTVEDGEVICARHITSRRSRALLGGAQVTASQLAHIVGDQVTIHGQSEQVRLVDAARQLDVVDRAAGDELAGYLSRHAQLWSEFRAASQRLQRLNEDRAGAEMEREVLTRRVGEVDAVDPKPHEDDDLIAEMAGLQAAQSIRESLNKADVLLNGVETSTGPQPGALALLEQAVHELDGTGDADPHAAELAERARQMSYDLTDLAASVAGHAARAEADPQRLEELGGRLAAIQRLLRARTTTLDDLLDSTAADRHRLAELDPGATDLDFLGQQVEQLRFELRRSADHMSAVRRRTAVRLAAEVRPELAALAMPHARLEFRVEPAPMGPRGADSVTIMLAANPGSDLAPLAKAASGGELSRVRLALEVVVAQPQVPQTFVFDEIDSGVGGAVGIEIGRRLRQLARRHQVIVVTHLAQVAAFADTHVVITKASDGAITSSGLREVTGSDREIELSRMMSGMVDSESGLEHAHDLLREAGEMD, from the coding sequence GTGATACGTAGTGTGCGAATTCGTGGACTCGGCGTCATCGATGAGACGGTCCTCGAACCCTCATCCGCGCTGACGGCAGTCACCGGCGAGACCGGCGCCGGAAAGACCATGGTGGTCACCGGTATTGGTTTGCTGCTCGGCGACAAGGCTGACACTGGATTGGTCCGGCATGGCTGCGATCGTGCCGTCGTCGAAGCCGTCCTCGACACGCCTGATGCCGGTCGCGTCAGCGAGCTTGGCGGAACAGTCGAGGATGGCGAGGTTATCTGCGCTCGACACATCACGAGTCGTCGCTCTCGAGCGCTGCTTGGAGGAGCTCAAGTTACCGCTAGTCAGCTGGCCCACATCGTCGGGGATCAGGTGACCATCCATGGCCAATCTGAACAAGTGAGGTTGGTCGACGCAGCGCGGCAGCTCGACGTCGTTGACCGGGCTGCCGGAGATGAGCTGGCAGGCTACCTAAGTCGACATGCACAGCTGTGGTCGGAGTTTCGTGCTGCATCCCAGCGCCTTCAGCGCCTCAACGAGGATCGCGCTGGGGCCGAGATGGAACGCGAGGTGCTTACGCGTCGGGTCGGCGAGGTTGACGCTGTTGATCCTAAGCCCCATGAGGACGACGACCTCATCGCCGAGATGGCGGGGCTACAGGCTGCTCAGTCGATCCGGGAATCCTTGAACAAGGCTGATGTCCTGCTCAATGGGGTAGAGACGTCGACCGGTCCACAGCCGGGTGCGCTTGCTTTGCTGGAACAGGCCGTACATGAGCTGGATGGCACTGGGGATGCTGATCCTCACGCTGCTGAGTTGGCTGAGCGCGCCCGCCAGATGTCGTATGACCTCACTGACCTCGCTGCTTCGGTCGCTGGCCATGCGGCTCGGGCTGAAGCTGATCCGCAACGGCTTGAGGAATTGGGGGGTCGTTTGGCGGCTATTCAGCGGCTGTTGAGGGCGCGCACCACCACCCTCGACGATCTCCTCGACTCCACTGCGGCAGACCGACACCGACTTGCTGAGCTTGACCCTGGCGCGACAGATCTCGATTTCTTGGGACAGCAGGTTGAACAACTGCGATTCGAGTTGAGGCGATCCGCGGACCACATGAGCGCGGTGCGCCGTCGCACGGCCGTCCGGCTTGCTGCTGAGGTGCGTCCTGAGCTGGCTGCTCTTGCGATGCCGCACGCCCGGCTGGAATTTCGTGTCGAGCCTGCACCTATGGGGCCACGCGGCGCTGACTCGGTGACGATCATGTTGGCGGCCAACCCCGGTTCCGATTTGGCCCCGTTGGCTAAGGCCGCCTCGGGCGGAGAGCTTTCACGAGTGAGACTGGCCTTAGAGGTCGTCGTGGCCCAACCCCAGGTTCCGCAAACTTTCGTCTTCGACGAGATCGATTCGGGCGTCGGAGGCGCGGTCGGTATCGAGATCGGACGACGACTGCGTCAGTTGGCAAGACGGCACCAGGTCATTGTTGTCACTCACTTGGCCCAGGTGGCTGCCTTCGCGGACACGCATGTCGTTATCACTAAGGCTTCCGACGGGGCCATCACTAGTTCGGGGCTGCGCGAGGTCACTGGATCGGATCGGGAAATCGAACTGTCTCGGATGATGAGCGGCATGGTGGACTCAGAATCCGGGCTAGAACATGCTCATGACCTGCTGCGCGAGGCTGGTGAGATGGATTGA
- a CDS encoding NAD kinase, which translates to MGRYCGLVNDTSPSRYVVVVTHATRDDAFDAAAEFISEMAGRGIGCAVPDDQAKPMSSKLPGIDLESLGEFAHEAEVVVVFGGDGTILRAAEWSLPRHVPMIGVNLGHVGFLAELERSDMADLVNKVCSRDYTVEDRLVLKTTVTEYSGQHRWSSFAVNELSLEKAARRRMLDVLASVDELPVQRWSCDGILVSTPTGSTAYAFSAGGPVMWPDLDAMLMVPLSAHALFARPLVMSPAARVDLDIQPDGSESAVLWCDGRRSCTVRPGERITVVRHPDRLRIARLAAQPFTSRLVKKFELPVSGWRQGRDRHHLEETS; encoded by the coding sequence ATGGGCCGCTACTGTGGTCTTGTGAACGACACGAGCCCTTCGAGATACGTTGTCGTCGTCACCCATGCCACGCGGGACGACGCTTTTGACGCGGCTGCCGAATTCATCTCTGAAATGGCGGGGCGAGGCATTGGTTGCGCGGTTCCGGATGATCAGGCGAAGCCGATGTCAAGCAAGCTGCCAGGGATCGATCTTGAAAGCTTGGGAGAGTTCGCCCACGAGGCGGAGGTGGTCGTCGTCTTTGGCGGCGACGGCACGATCTTGCGAGCTGCTGAATGGTCATTACCTCGCCACGTTCCCATGATTGGCGTCAACCTTGGCCATGTCGGTTTTCTGGCTGAGCTGGAGCGCTCCGATATGGCGGATCTAGTGAACAAGGTGTGTTCGCGCGACTACACCGTTGAGGATCGCCTCGTGCTTAAAACCACCGTCACCGAGTATTCCGGACAACACCGTTGGAGTTCTTTCGCCGTCAACGAGTTGTCTCTGGAAAAGGCAGCCCGGCGGCGCATGCTCGACGTTCTGGCGTCTGTCGACGAGTTGCCGGTGCAACGCTGGAGTTGCGACGGCATCCTGGTCTCGACCCCGACCGGATCGACGGCTTACGCGTTCTCAGCTGGCGGCCCGGTCATGTGGCCCGATCTCGATGCCATGCTCATGGTGCCGTTGAGCGCTCACGCTCTCTTTGCTCGGCCGCTGGTCATGAGTCCAGCTGCTCGAGTGGACCTTGACATCCAGCCAGACGGTTCAGAATCGGCGGTTCTGTGGTGCGACGGGCGCCGATCGTGCACCGTACGACCGGGGGAAAGAATCACCGTCGTCCGCCATCCCGACCGTCTGCGCATTGCTCGTCTGGCCGCGCAGCCCTTCACATCGCGTCTGGTCAAGAAGTTTGAGCTCCCGGTCAGCGGGTGGCGTCAGGGTCGTGACCGTCATCACCTAGAGGAGACTTCGTGA
- a CDS encoding TlyA family RNA methyltransferase, translating into MRLPPMDAPRSRRWQSVPVRLDQALVEAGLARSRTLATRLVREGRVTVNRVVVTKPAMKVSTADVLVADEEVWVSRGAHKLLGALDILGVQVPSRVLDAGASTGGFTQVVLSRGAKLVHAVDVGHDQMSPVLRNDPRVIVHEGLNLRDLQPADLAVDGVVEPVDLVVGDVSFISLTMILEPMSAVVSPDGLMLLLVKPQFEVGRKALGAHGVVTDPALRLQAIAGVMAAAVDLGWRMRDECDSPLPGQDGNVEHFFLLERTGR; encoded by the coding sequence ATGAGGCTGCCGCCGATGGATGCACCAAGGTCTCGGAGGTGGCAGTCTGTCCCTGTGAGACTTGACCAGGCCCTTGTTGAAGCCGGACTGGCACGTTCCCGCACTCTTGCCACACGCCTAGTGCGGGAAGGCAGAGTGACGGTCAATAGAGTCGTCGTTACTAAACCGGCGATGAAAGTGAGTACCGCCGACGTGCTGGTCGCCGACGAAGAGGTGTGGGTGTCTCGCGGAGCACACAAACTTCTAGGTGCCTTGGATATCCTTGGCGTCCAAGTGCCGTCAAGAGTGCTTGATGCTGGTGCGTCCACCGGCGGGTTCACCCAAGTTGTGCTGTCACGGGGAGCCAAACTTGTGCATGCCGTCGATGTTGGTCATGACCAGATGTCTCCGGTGCTGCGGAATGATCCCCGTGTCATTGTTCATGAAGGCTTGAACTTGCGTGATCTTCAGCCTGCAGACCTGGCGGTTGACGGCGTTGTTGAGCCGGTGGACCTCGTGGTCGGAGATGTCTCTTTTATCTCCTTGACGATGATCCTTGAACCCATGTCAGCTGTTGTCAGCCCAGACGGCCTCATGCTGCTGCTGGTGAAGCCTCAATTTGAGGTTGGTCGCAAGGCTTTGGGAGCCCATGGCGTTGTCACGGACCCGGCCCTGCGCTTGCAGGCCATCGCGGGTGTCATGGCAGCAGCGGTAGATCTGGGTTGGCGTATGCGTGACGAGTGCGATAGCCCGTTGCCCGGGCAGGATGGAAACGTTGAGCACTTCTTCTTGCTGGAACGTACGGGTCGGTGA
- a CDS encoding energy-coupling factor transporter transmembrane component T family protein, which translates to MKTDASAFFGGYRAGNSPAHRMPVWSKYLLVLLVGVTPFFVKQWWFSLGCLVVAVVINLVVARIPVRTALSIGVPLWIANALILAYHCFFTMWQRGVIYVAGLLACLYIARLVTCTTDPGALMDAIVALARPLRPLGAKPEKFALTIALMWTTIPYLVGSIGQVRDAAKARGLERYSWRFLIPMFVGAVGHALEIGEALKARGLGDEEPF; encoded by the coding sequence ATGAAGACTGACGCTTCGGCCTTCTTTGGCGGATACCGAGCTGGGAACAGTCCTGCTCACCGTATGCCAGTCTGGTCGAAGTACCTACTCGTTTTGCTCGTCGGCGTAACCCCCTTTTTCGTCAAACAGTGGTGGTTTTCCCTGGGCTGCCTGGTGGTGGCCGTCGTCATCAACCTGGTTGTTGCCAGGATCCCGGTGCGCACGGCGTTATCTATTGGTGTGCCGTTGTGGATCGCGAATGCTCTCATCCTCGCGTATCACTGTTTTTTCACGATGTGGCAACGAGGAGTGATATATGTTGCTGGGCTGCTGGCCTGTCTCTACATCGCCCGGCTGGTGACGTGCACCACGGATCCCGGTGCGCTCATGGACGCCATTGTGGCCTTGGCTCGGCCGCTGCGGCCGTTGGGTGCTAAACCTGAGAAATTCGCACTTACCATTGCGTTGATGTGGACCACAATTCCGTACCTCGTTGGATCCATAGGCCAGGTCAGGGACGCCGCTAAAGCACGCGGGTTGGAACGGTATAGCTGGAGGTTCCTCATTCCGATGTTCGTAGGGGCGGTCGGCCATGCTTTGGAGATTGGGGAGGCCCTCAAAGCTCGGGGGTTGGGGGATGAAGAACCTTTCTGA
- a CDS encoding energy-coupling factor ABC transporter ATP-binding protein: MIEFTNVSVDVDEYDVEGRHRRVKILSTMNLIVSERRVAVIGPNGAGKSTLLRLVNGLVEATDGTVTVDGINPSEDGRAARRHVGYIFTNPMSQLVMSTPVADVELSLRQRIRNRLERHEAAMQILADQGLEAVAGRSVHALSGGERQLVSLASVLAVEPSVILADEPTTLLDLRNREMVRHAFERLDQQILCCTHDLELAASFDRVLAVEDGRIVDDGDPGEVIADYRARMVSGQGGVVPRRGGQDKSR; this comes from the coding sequence GTGATCGAGTTCACAAATGTCAGCGTTGATGTTGACGAGTATGACGTTGAGGGCCGCCACCGTCGGGTGAAGATTCTTAGCACGATGAACCTCATTGTGTCGGAGCGTAGGGTCGCCGTTATCGGCCCCAATGGGGCCGGCAAGTCGACCCTTCTCAGACTCGTTAATGGGCTAGTCGAGGCGACGGATGGCACCGTCACTGTCGATGGGATTAACCCCTCTGAGGATGGTCGTGCGGCCCGTCGCCACGTCGGCTACATCTTTACCAACCCGATGAGCCAGCTCGTCATGTCGACGCCAGTAGCTGATGTTGAATTGTCTCTTCGTCAACGGATTCGTAACCGACTTGAACGACATGAAGCGGCCATGCAGATCCTTGCCGATCAGGGACTGGAAGCCGTTGCTGGACGCAGTGTGCACGCTCTCTCAGGAGGGGAACGTCAATTGGTGTCCCTGGCGAGCGTACTGGCCGTCGAACCATCAGTCATCCTCGCCGACGAGCCAACAACCCTGCTGGATCTGCGAAACCGGGAGATGGTGCGGCACGCCTTTGAACGCTTGGATCAGCAAATCCTGTGCTGCACCCATGACCTGGAATTGGCGGCGTCGTTTGACCGAGTGCTGGCTGTCGAAGACGGTCGAATTGTCGACGACGGCGACCCGGGGGAGGTTATTGCCGACTATCGGGCCCGGATGGTGTCCGGTCAAGGCGGGGTCGTGCCTCGACGCGGTGGACAGGATAAGAGCCGATGA
- a CDS encoding biotin transporter BioY has translation MGRNPMSSRNGFQATDLALIAVFAALVAVLAVIPPMFMVGAVPFALQMVAVMLAPMVLGSIRGGCAVSLYILVGALGLPVFSGGSSGIGVLVGPTGGYLWGWLIGAFVAGAVATSVLRRRPRKSMLPVWLFVVALVDLVCVYLGGIFGLMGFAKLSLNAALAANLVLFGLDVVKGILACLIATAVLTAFPRLMP, from the coding sequence ATGGGAAGGAACCCGATGTCGTCACGCAATGGTTTCCAGGCCACCGACCTGGCTCTTATCGCGGTATTTGCAGCCCTCGTCGCTGTGCTAGCCGTCATCCCGCCGATGTTCATGGTGGGGGCGGTCCCTTTTGCCCTTCAGATGGTTGCCGTCATGCTGGCGCCGATGGTGCTGGGAAGTATCCGTGGCGGATGTGCGGTAAGCTTATATATCCTTGTCGGCGCGCTGGGACTGCCCGTCTTTAGCGGTGGGTCTAGCGGGATTGGCGTCCTGGTGGGTCCCACTGGTGGGTATCTATGGGGATGGCTGATCGGCGCTTTCGTGGCGGGTGCAGTAGCTACTTCCGTGCTGCGTCGACGTCCACGTAAGTCGATGCTTCCGGTATGGCTTTTTGTCGTCGCACTAGTGGACCTAGTGTGCGTCTATCTTGGTGGCATCTTCGGGCTGATGGGCTTCGCGAAGTTGAGCTTGAATGCAGCCCTGGCAGCCAATCTTGTCTTGTTCGGCCTCGATGTGGTGAAGGGGATTTTGGCTTGTCTCATCGCTACTGCGGTGCTGACTGCCTTTCCCCGGCTCATGCCGTGA
- a CDS encoding HAD-IIA family hydrolase — protein MSDALIDEHDAALFDLDGVVYLGPDPVPAAPDTIAELRRRGVKVGFVTNNAARSAEVVAQHLTDIGIPTEPSDVVTSGQAISDLAADTLPAGARVLIVGTESLRDEARARGLQPVESARDDPVAVIQGYDSQIAWPLLEEAGFALQAGAMWYAANPDITRPTDRGIVPGIGAQLQVVATTCNAEPVIAGKPYRPLLEATISRLRSTSPIFVGDRLDTDIRGANTMDVDSLFVFTGSHGVADVLAAAPEDRPQNIAADLSGLLEPKREVDVSGDRARCGGSIVSVHADREVRAESTPDDICGQLDAVAAMMALVYGSNVTIPDDAGRLFDKLH, from the coding sequence GTGAGCGATGCCCTCATTGATGAACATGACGCTGCCCTCTTTGACTTAGATGGAGTGGTCTACCTGGGGCCGGACCCGGTTCCTGCAGCACCTGACACCATTGCCGAATTACGGCGTCGCGGGGTCAAGGTCGGCTTCGTCACCAATAATGCCGCTCGTTCGGCTGAGGTTGTAGCTCAACACCTGACCGACATCGGTATCCCGACCGAGCCTAGCGACGTCGTCACCTCAGGACAGGCGATTTCTGATCTCGCTGCCGATACATTGCCTGCTGGCGCCAGGGTGCTCATCGTCGGGACGGAATCGTTACGCGATGAGGCGCGGGCACGCGGGTTGCAGCCGGTCGAGTCCGCTAGGGATGATCCTGTCGCCGTCATCCAGGGGTACGACTCACAGATTGCCTGGCCATTGCTCGAGGAGGCAGGATTCGCCTTGCAGGCGGGCGCGATGTGGTATGCCGCTAATCCAGACATCACTCGTCCAACGGATCGCGGCATTGTCCCGGGGATAGGTGCTCAGCTCCAAGTCGTCGCTACTACGTGCAATGCCGAGCCAGTTATCGCCGGAAAGCCCTACCGCCCGTTGTTGGAGGCCACCATTTCCCGATTAAGGTCTACCTCACCAATCTTTGTTGGGGACCGTTTAGACACCGACATTCGTGGCGCAAACACGATGGATGTTGACTCGCTATTCGTCTTTACCGGTTCTCACGGTGTCGCTGACGTGCTAGCTGCTGCTCCTGAGGATCGGCCGCAGAATATTGCTGCCGATCTGTCCGGGTTGCTTGAGCCCAAGCGCGAGGTCGATGTGTCCGGCGACCGCGCGCGTTGCGGTGGGAGCATAGTGTCGGTGCACGCTGACCGAGAGGTCCGTGCGGAGAGTACTCCCGATGATATTTGCGGGCAGCTCGATGCCGTGGCCGCCATGATGGCCCTTGTCTATGGGTCGAATGTGACTATTCCCGACGATGCCGGGAGGCTCTTCGACAAGCTTCACTGA
- a CDS encoding tetratricopeptide repeat protein produces the protein MADSSSPNNGRSGGGRRGPGRNGWSSKSGGRGGWTSKSRDRRGDHERRGGDSGRRWADDRKPRRDGGRRWDDDRKPQRKGDADRRWRDDRDSRRDDQRRRDFRGNRWDDKDQHDSRRDVRKDGRGDGHRDDRSVDNTAVQPTETPASGEPMAPLDFDEKALPAPVRAELRGVPADTAHIIEGHLVAAAELLDEDPAQANAHAQAARRRAPRLPILREVAAEAAYQAGEYASALNDYRALRRMTGNDNFLPVIADCERALGRPQAALRLICEGQEAGLNPAQQIELVLVQAGARRDLGQRDEAVRLLREAVKNLKAPTEATARLHYAYAETLLEEGDTAGARKWFVSAQRHDPANFLDSQDRIDIIDGREPSGDPADDMLFIEDDNEGEETDQ, from the coding sequence ATGGCAGATTCTTCCTCCCCTAATAATGGTCGATCTGGCGGAGGCCGTCGAGGCCCGGGCCGCAACGGATGGTCCAGTAAGTCTGGCGGACGCGGCGGTTGGACCTCTAAGTCCCGTGACCGTCGTGGTGACCATGAGCGTCGCGGGGGAGACAGCGGGCGTCGCTGGGCTGATGACCGCAAGCCACGGCGCGATGGCGGGCGTCGCTGGGACGATGATCGTAAACCACAGCGCAAAGGTGACGCAGACCGTCGTTGGCGTGATGACCGTGACTCTCGTCGAGACGATCAGCGTCGTCGAGATTTTCGTGGGAATCGGTGGGACGACAAGGATCAGCACGACAGTCGCCGTGACGTTCGGAAGGATGGGCGCGGCGACGGCCATCGCGATGATCGCTCGGTCGATAACACTGCCGTCCAACCCACCGAAACGCCCGCATCCGGTGAACCGATGGCTCCACTGGACTTCGATGAGAAAGCTCTTCCGGCACCGGTGCGTGCTGAGTTGCGTGGTGTCCCAGCCGACACCGCTCACATCATTGAGGGTCATCTGGTTGCTGCTGCTGAACTTCTCGACGAGGACCCGGCTCAGGCAAATGCCCACGCTCAGGCCGCTCGTCGACGCGCCCCGCGTCTGCCCATCCTGCGCGAAGTGGCTGCCGAGGCCGCATATCAGGCGGGCGAGTATGCCTCTGCCCTCAATGACTACCGTGCGCTTCGACGTATGACTGGTAACGACAACTTCCTTCCAGTGATAGCGGACTGTGAGCGTGCGCTAGGACGCCCGCAGGCAGCTCTTCGGCTCATCTGTGAAGGGCAGGAGGCGGGTCTTAACCCAGCCCAGCAGATCGAGCTCGTGCTTGTGCAAGCCGGTGCACGTCGTGATCTTGGCCAGAGAGATGAGGCTGTTCGCCTGCTTCGTGAAGCCGTCAAAAACCTTAAAGCTCCTACTGAGGCGACTGCGCGCCTGCACTACGCCTACGCCGAGACGCTGTTGGAGGAGGGTGACACAGCTGGCGCTCGAAAATGGTTCGTCTCAGCCCAGAGACACGATCCTGCCAACTTCCTCGACAGCCAGGACCGCATTGACATCATTGATGGTCGAGAGCCAAGCGGGGACCCTGCTGACGACATGCTCTTCATCGAAGACGACAATGAGGGCGAGGAGACAGACCAGTGA